ACGCTTATCAAAGCCAAATTTGCCGGGGCGACCAATTTCTACCTGTCCAATGGCAATTTTGCGACCGAGCAAATCATAGGGTTCTGCATGGAGGGTTAGGGCCTGGATTCCTGAATCGCTAATGGAGGGGTACAAAGGGTTGGCGATCGCCGTTGCATTACCTAAAAAGACCGTCGGCACAGCCATGAATTTTACAAATAAGCTACTGCGTCCAAATCTCTGCATGAGCTTTACTTATTACCCCAGAACCGAATACTAAACAATGTGAATCGTGACGGACGAGAAGTCACCCTCTAGCTAAACTTAACGTAAATCAAAGAAAATCAGACTGAGAATATATATATGGATACCGCCGCACTCTGGCAACGTTACCAAGATTGGCTCTACTACCATCCCGAACTAGAACTTTACGTCGATATTAGTCGGATGGGTTTTGATGATGCGTTTGTGCAGCGTTTAGCGCCGAAATTTGAGAAGGCATTTGAAGATATAAAAGCAATTGAAGCAGGGGCGATCGCCAACCCCGACGAAGGGCGAATGGTGGGACATTACTGGCTCCGCAATCCCGACCTTGCCCCAAACGAAGAACTGAAGACAGATATTACAAGCACCCTCGACAAAATCAAAAAATTCGTAAAATCAGTCCACAGCGGCGAAATTACCGCTCCCGGTGGTGGCAAGTTTACCGATATTTTGTCCGTGGGTATCGGTGGCTCCGCCCTAGGCCCCCAATTTGTTGCAGAAGCTCTTGCTGAGAACGACGCACCGTTAAATATCAGTTTTATTGACAATACTGATCCGGCAGGGATTGATCGCACCCTAGACAAACTCAAAGATCGTCTGAATACGACTCTAGTTCTTGTCATTTCCAAATCCGGCGGTACACCTGAAACCCGCAATGGCATGGTGGAGGTCAAAAATTTCTACAAGAAACACAAAATTGATTTCTCCTCCCACGCGATCGCCATTACAGGGATTAACTCCAAACTAGAAAATGTGGCAAAATCCGAACATTGGCTCAACACCTTCCCCATGTACGACTGGATTGGTGGACGCACCTCCGAACTCTCTGCGGTGGGTTTAGTCGCAGCTTGTCTACAGGGCATTAATATTGATGCCATGCTCGCAGGCGCAAAGATCATGGATGATGCCACACGCGTTCCTGAACTGAAGCAAAATCCAGCCGCCCTCCTCGCGTTGTCCTGGTACTACTCCGGCAATGGTAAAGGCGAAAAAGATATGGTGATCCTGCCCTACAAAGACAGCCTATTACTATTCAGCCGCTATCTCCAGCAACTCGTCATGGAATCCATCGGTAAAGAAGAAGACCTCAACGGCAACAAGGTTTATCAAGGAATTGCAGTCTACGGTAATAAAGGTTCCACTGACCAACATGCCTACGTCCAACAGTTGCGAGAAGGTGTACCAAATTTCTTCGCGACTTTCATCGAAGTACTCGGCGATCGCCAAGGAGAGTCCATCACTATCGAAAATGGCGCAACAGCAGGAGACTTTTTATCAGGATTTTTGCTCGGCACAAGAGAAGCCCTCTACAGCAACGGGCGTGACTCCATTACTGTCACCATTCAGGACGTTAATGCCCGCACTGTCGGCGCGATGATTGCGTTATACGAACGAGCCGTCACCATCTATGCGTCCCTCATCAATATCAATGCCTATCACCAACCCGGCGTAGAAGCAGGGAAAAAAGCAGCAGCTTCCGTCCTTGAGTTACAAAAAAAAGTTGTTGATGCAGTAACAACAAGCGAATCAGCTTTAACCCTCGACAATTTAGCGAGCAAAATCGGCGAGTCAGAGCAGATCGAAACAATTTACAAAATTGTGCGTCACCTTGATGCCAACGGTCGTTCCATCAAACTCGAAGGCAACCCAGCTAAACCTGCCGACCTAAAAATTAGTCGCATCTAATTTTAATTTGTCCATGTAGGGTGTGTTAGCGAAGCGTAACGCACAACATAATAGAAACAAAAAAAGCGCATTACATTGCATTAACGCACCCTACAAATATTGATAATTACTGACTACGAGCAGCAGAAAAGTAAACTACATTTCATTAGTGCACTTTTGAGGATTATCGCCATAGTAAACTAGCAATTCAAACTCAGAATTCGGTAAATTTAATATGGGACTATAAAGATTTATCAAAGTATCGCACGCGTTTTCTTCCGCTCTACTTAAAATACCACCATCAAGAGCTTTGTTCCTCATATACATTTTAAAGTCAGATAAACCTGTACTTATATCTTCTGAATCTATCCCAGTAAATAATGCAAAGAATCCATTTTTTTCTAAAATAGACTCATAATCTACATCAGCAGATAATATTGTTGCATCAGGTAACTTAACATGGATTTCTTTCTCTTCAAGTTTGAATTCAACCAAGTCTACATTTGTCAAGTCAAACCCAGCTTTAACAGTTGCAAGCCCTTCTATCACAAGCTCATGCTTTGATGTCAACGCTCCGAAGAGCACATCTTTTTTTACTGGTTTGGATATTTTTCCCTCCAATGTCTCTTGAGCCGTAGCTAACTCTAAAATTGTTGATCGAGTCCGTGACTCTATACGACTTTCGTAAGTTGTAAGATCTGATTCTAGACCTCGATTTTTCATATTTTCAGCTAATGGTTTTACTACGTATTTAATCAAAGACGGGCATGCATTATTCAAAAGAGCTGTGTATCTTTTGTCTACCTTAACAATAGTGAATAACATACCCGTAGCCAGACAAAAATTACCTATCAAAACAGCTTGAAAATCCTCAGCGGCATAATATGAGTTTAAATTGAGAAAACTAGAAGAGGACATTATCCGTTCTTGACTTGACAAAGATAAGGATTCAAAGTGTTTATTAGCAAAGTCTTCGCTGTATTCCGCGTGATATTTTTCGGATATAGCTTGCATTTCTTTTTCTGAAAGCTCATAATATTCGCCGACAGCTCTGAGTAGATCCTCATAAACAATATCAATAG
This region of [Limnothrix rosea] IAM M-220 genomic DNA includes:
- a CDS encoding glucose-6-phosphate isomerase; the encoded protein is MDTAALWQRYQDWLYYHPELELYVDISRMGFDDAFVQRLAPKFEKAFEDIKAIEAGAIANPDEGRMVGHYWLRNPDLAPNEELKTDITSTLDKIKKFVKSVHSGEITAPGGGKFTDILSVGIGGSALGPQFVAEALAENDAPLNISFIDNTDPAGIDRTLDKLKDRLNTTLVLVISKSGGTPETRNGMVEVKNFYKKHKIDFSSHAIAITGINSKLENVAKSEHWLNTFPMYDWIGGRTSELSAVGLVAACLQGINIDAMLAGAKIMDDATRVPELKQNPAALLALSWYYSGNGKGEKDMVILPYKDSLLLFSRYLQQLVMESIGKEEDLNGNKVYQGIAVYGNKGSTDQHAYVQQLREGVPNFFATFIEVLGDRQGESITIENGATAGDFLSGFLLGTREALYSNGRDSITVTIQDVNARTVGAMIALYERAVTIYASLININAYHQPGVEAGKKAAASVLELQKKVVDAVTTSESALTLDNLASKIGESEQIETIYKIVRHLDANGRSIKLEGNPAKPADLKISRI
- a CDS encoding DUF4230 domain-containing protein, which gives rise to MKLGRGVFDRSFYTKKRIFLALGGLSLWSASTFIVAYGFYHRGFQAGFSRDLSERVIQPTGEIDFEPSFSVEDLVANLDVSGMNSPSSSFQSAIDIVYEDLLRAVGEYYELSEKEMQAISEKYHAEYSEDFANKHFESLSLSSQERIMSSSSFLNLNSYYAAEDFQAVLIGNFCLATGMLFTIVKVDKRYTALLNNACPSLIKYVVKPLAENMKNRGLESDLTTYESRIESRTRSTILELATAQETLEGKISKPVKKDVLFGALTSKHELVIEGLATVKAGFDLTNVDLVEFKLEEKEIHVKLPDATILSADVDYESILEKNGFFALFTGIDSEDISTGLSDFKMYMRNKALDGGILSRAEENACDTLINLYSPILNLPNSEFELLVYYGDNPQKCTNEM